Proteins from a single region of Phycisphaeraceae bacterium D3-23:
- a CDS encoding mechanosensitive ion channel, with amino-acid sequence MGLGFTLAQAEGPTGGSADTPTEGSAGDAAGAGTAPGEDVAPLNGGSVKDDTATAWEGLREGDFSAAMPLIEKYLVPAVVAILVLIVAYFVGKFLARTLSSPIKKRVDEALGLFVGKMIFWAIMVFALLGVLGRYGISVAGFAAVLAAAGFAIGMAFQGTLGNFAAGIMLLVFRPFKVGDTVNAAGITAKVIEIDLFNTVFDTPDNRRIIVPNSAIAGNTIENVTFHPVRRCDVVVGADYGASIDATRAALEKAAQSLGDMLVEGEGRGYKIVLGELGDSSVAWTVRFWCKTADFWDVKEALTRAVKMHLDEAGIGIPYPQMDVHLVKDAS; translated from the coding sequence ATGGGTTTGGGATTCACACTGGCACAGGCCGAGGGCCCCACGGGCGGGTCGGCAGACACGCCGACCGAGGGCTCGGCGGGCGATGCGGCGGGGGCCGGCACCGCGCCGGGCGAGGATGTTGCACCGCTGAACGGTGGCTCGGTGAAAGATGACACCGCAACCGCGTGGGAGGGGCTGCGCGAGGGCGATTTTTCGGCCGCGATGCCGCTCATCGAGAAGTACCTGGTCCCCGCAGTGGTGGCGATCCTGGTCCTGATCGTCGCGTACTTCGTGGGCAAGTTCCTGGCCCGGACGCTGAGCTCGCCGATCAAAAAACGCGTCGACGAGGCGCTCGGGCTCTTTGTTGGCAAGATGATCTTCTGGGCGATCATGGTCTTCGCGCTGCTCGGGGTGCTGGGGCGCTACGGCATCAGCGTCGCCGGGTTCGCCGCCGTTCTCGCCGCGGCTGGGTTCGCGATCGGCATGGCGTTCCAGGGCACGCTGGGCAACTTCGCGGCCGGGATCATGCTGCTCGTGTTCCGCCCGTTCAAGGTCGGCGACACGGTCAACGCCGCAGGCATCACCGCCAAGGTCATCGAGATCGATCTCTTCAACACCGTCTTCGACACGCCCGACAACCGGCGGATCATCGTGCCCAATAGCGCGATCGCGGGCAACACGATCGAGAACGTCACGTTCCACCCCGTCCGCCGATGTGATGTCGTCGTCGGCGCGGACTACGGTGCATCGATCGACGCGACCCGCGCCGCGCTGGAGAAGGCCGCGCAGTCCCTGGGTGACATGCTCGTCGAGGGCGAGGGCCGGGGCTACAAGATCGTGCTGGGCGAGCTCGGGGATTCGAGCGTGGCTTGGACCGTACGTTTCTGGTGCAAGACGGCCGACTTCTGGGATGTGAAAGAGGCGCTGACCCGTGCCGTGAAGATGCACCTGGACGAGGCGGGGATCGGCATCCCGTACCCGCAGATGGATGTGCACCTGGTCAAGGACGCGAGCTAA
- the mscL gene encoding large-conductance mechanosensitive channel protein MscL, with protein sequence MGMIKEFKEFAMRGNVIDMAVGIVIGAAFGKIVSSIVGDIIMPIVGFITGGVDFSKASYTLKEAVPASEGVEATEAVVVGYGNLVQTTIDFIIIAFAIFMVIKVINTAKKRFEEEKVEEPAKASAEVQLLTEIRDSLQAKN encoded by the coding sequence ATGGGCATGATCAAAGAGTTCAAAGAGTTTGCGATGCGTGGCAACGTGATCGACATGGCCGTTGGCATCGTGATCGGTGCGGCGTTCGGTAAGATCGTGAGCAGCATCGTCGGCGACATCATTATGCCTATCGTCGGGTTTATCACGGGCGGGGTAGACTTTTCCAAGGCGAGCTACACGCTGAAGGAGGCCGTCCCCGCCAGCGAGGGTGTCGAAGCGACCGAGGCCGTAGTCGTGGGCTACGGCAACCTGGTGCAGACGACGATCGACTTCATCATCATCGCTTTCGCGATTTTCATGGTGATCAAGGTGATCAACACCGCGAAGAAGCGCTTTGAAGAAGAAAAGGTCGAAGAGCCCGCCAAGGCCAGCGCCGAGGTGCAGCTCTTGACCGAGATCCGCGATTCGCTGCAGGCGAAGAACTGA
- a CDS encoding DUF481 domain-containing protein — protein sequence MTKLFTTTALMLAVCGFASAETIELVDGDVINAPITARDAASVTVNHPSLGEMTISRDRITAIHEDVDAHAEAQAEQEAAEAADALAAERAADEGMFGTGLFKGWNRQISLGINGAEGNSQNINIRGNFHTDYEDDTDRWIFDMLYRVSRSNGSTTENRFQAELIKDWLLPDEDYFFWANAKFEWDDFEVWDNRISGFVGVGYQFVDNDKWNVRGRAGIGGNQTNGGGTNEFTVEALLGVEVDYTISDSQSVQFTNYLYPSLEDAADFRNITTLAWQIEIDKDKGMSLQLGVANEHDSAAPAGFKKNDFTYYAALVWDF from the coding sequence ATGACCAAGCTCTTTACCACCACCGCGCTGATGCTTGCCGTATGCGGCTTCGCTTCGGCCGAGACCATCGAACTTGTTGATGGCGACGTGATCAACGCGCCCATCACCGCGCGCGACGCCGCGTCGGTCACAGTCAACCACCCGTCGCTGGGCGAGATGACCATCTCGCGCGACCGCATCACCGCGATCCACGAAGACGTCGATGCCCACGCCGAGGCCCAGGCCGAACAGGAAGCCGCCGAGGCCGCCGACGCGCTCGCCGCCGAACGCGCCGCTGACGAAGGCATGTTCGGCACCGGGCTGTTCAAGGGCTGGAACCGGCAGATCTCGCTGGGTATCAACGGGGCCGAAGGCAACTCGCAGAACATCAACATCCGCGGCAACTTCCACACCGACTACGAGGACGACACCGACCGCTGGATCTTCGACATGCTCTACCGCGTGTCCCGCTCCAACGGCTCGACCACCGAGAACCGATTCCAGGCCGAACTCATCAAGGACTGGCTCCTGCCCGACGAGGACTACTTCTTCTGGGCCAACGCCAAGTTCGAGTGGGACGACTTCGAGGTCTGGGACAACCGCATCAGCGGGTTCGTCGGCGTGGGCTACCAGTTTGTCGACAACGACAAGTGGAACGTCCGCGGCCGGGCTGGCATCGGCGGCAACCAGACCAACGGCGGCGGGACCAACGAGTTCACCGTCGAGGCGCTGCTCGGCGTCGAGGTCGACTACACCATCTCCGACAGCCAGTCGGTGCAGTTCACCAACTACCTCTACCCCTCGCTCGAAGACGCCGCCGACTTCCGCAACATCACCACCCTCGCGTGGCAGATCGAGATCGACAAAGACAAGGGCATGTCGCTCCAGCTCGGCGTCGCCAACGAGCACGACTCGGCCGCGCCCGCCGGGTTCAAGAAGAACGACTTCACCTATTACGCCGCGCTGGTCTGGGATTTCTGA
- a CDS encoding efflux RND transporter permease subunit, translating into MKSLAKLLVDRLWVPIIVLAVVTTAALYGLTQLRLNDDFNAVFDSGSEEQQHLREAQAAFDLGEDQFLVLVEHDDVLSPEGVSALRSLHAELALIDGVDEVVSVEQLTRVPRSPLEMGRPLLPPQGASRADFAAARVQVLDHPLGGGVLVSADGKAALLAVRPQEGLSNVQDLMPIDKAIGIRLSALNAQGTMSASRTGTPAIRCAIARIEGRELALYMLSGMVLGTLVALVLFRRLASLVFVLPVPLLAAVWSLGLMGLFGIEIDLLGIVIPALVMSIALTDVVHLVYAVREQLDDGHAEREATRRGLELVGGACLLASVTSAIAFASLVFSRSPALGRFGLICAGATLLVFVVVVCWVPVAARTGAARRLVRKVDPDSTTQQDSRRWAFLRAVLARPAWVGVGGVILLLACVALSAQLRPDFHYSEHLPETGKAGESVRTLHRIDTSFGGSAPLVVMVGWPEGMSADDPRLAQAIDQTEDALARWGAPATAVSPLTLGRAAGAPPGTGYAADQLRRAVHLVPEHERARLLNTSRRRAIVRIAVPDQGSRRLNPRLDGLDQQLDALRKEYPELTFRLTGVSAVHPRMSQTMIGDALQSLAVAAGGIFLVVGLMLRSARLAARSILPNVLPLAGASAMLLIVGHPFRYNVVLGLTVGLGLAIDDSIQMLYRYQHERRQGLGHADAVHRSARRVGKALITTTLVLSAGLGVLLFSQLPMARLFAQMLIAVLAFALVADLVLLPALLMWGHQDEAQT; encoded by the coding sequence TTGAAATCCCTCGCCAAGCTGCTGGTCGATCGACTTTGGGTGCCGATCATCGTCTTGGCGGTTGTCACGACGGCGGCGCTCTACGGGCTCACCCAGCTACGCCTCAACGACGACTTCAATGCGGTGTTCGACTCGGGTAGCGAGGAACAACAGCACCTGCGCGAAGCACAGGCCGCGTTCGATCTGGGAGAAGACCAGTTCCTGGTGCTCGTCGAGCACGACGACGTGCTGTCCCCCGAGGGGGTGTCGGCCCTGCGTTCGCTGCACGCGGAACTGGCGTTGATCGACGGCGTGGACGAGGTGGTGTCGGTGGAGCAACTCACGCGAGTCCCGCGCTCGCCGCTCGAGATGGGTCGCCCCCTGCTCCCGCCCCAAGGCGCGTCGCGTGCGGATTTCGCGGCGGCGCGTGTGCAGGTGCTCGACCACCCACTGGGCGGTGGCGTGCTGGTCTCGGCCGACGGCAAAGCGGCGCTTCTCGCGGTTCGGCCGCAGGAAGGGCTTTCGAATGTCCAGGACCTGATGCCGATTGATAAGGCGATCGGTATTCGACTATCGGCATTGAACGCGCAGGGGACGATGAGTGCGAGCCGGACGGGGACGCCGGCGATCCGCTGCGCGATCGCGCGGATCGAGGGCCGGGAGTTGGCGCTCTACATGCTGTCGGGGATGGTGCTGGGGACGCTGGTCGCGCTGGTGCTGTTTCGTCGGCTCGCGTCGCTCGTGTTTGTGCTGCCGGTGCCGCTGCTGGCGGCGGTGTGGTCGCTGGGGCTGATGGGGCTGTTCGGGATCGAGATCGACCTGCTGGGGATCGTGATCCCGGCGTTGGTGATGTCGATCGCGCTGACCGATGTGGTGCATCTGGTGTACGCAGTGCGTGAGCAGTTAGATGATGGGCACGCCGAGCGCGAGGCGACACGGCGTGGGCTTGAGCTGGTGGGCGGCGCCTGCCTGCTCGCGTCGGTGACGAGCGCAATCGCGTTTGCGTCGCTGGTGTTTTCGCGGTCCCCGGCCCTTGGCCGATTCGGTCTGATCTGTGCGGGGGCGACGCTGCTGGTCTTTGTCGTCGTGGTCTGCTGGGTGCCGGTCGCTGCGCGTACCGGTGCCGCCCGCCGACTCGTGCGCAAGGTGGACCCGGACTCGACGACACAACAAGATTCACGCCGGTGGGCATTCTTGCGGGCAGTCCTGGCCCGGCCCGCGTGGGTCGGGGTTGGCGGGGTCATCCTGCTGCTCGCTTGCGTCGCGCTGAGCGCCCAGCTCCGCCCCGACTTCCACTACAGCGAGCACCTGCCCGAAACGGGCAAGGCGGGCGAGTCCGTCCGCACGCTGCACCGGATCGACACTTCGTTCGGCGGGTCGGCACCGCTCGTCGTCATGGTCGGCTGGCCCGAGGGGATGTCGGCCGACGACCCGCGCCTGGCGCAGGCCATCGACCAAACGGAAGATGCGCTCGCGCGATGGGGGGCACCGGCCACGGCGGTCTCGCCCCTGACCCTCGGCCGCGCCGCAGGCGCACCGCCGGGCACCGGCTACGCAGCCGATCAGCTGAGACGCGCCGTCCACCTCGTCCCCGAACACGAGCGGGCCAGACTCCTCAACACGTCACGCCGTCGCGCGATCGTCCGCATCGCGGTCCCCGACCAGGGCTCGCGCCGCCTCAACCCCCGGCTGGATGGGCTCGACCAGCAACTCGACGCGCTGCGCAAAGAGTACCCCGAGCTCACCTTCCGCCTCACCGGCGTCTCAGCCGTCCACCCCCGCATGAGCCAGACGATGATCGGCGACGCGCTCCAGTCTCTCGCGGTCGCAGCCGGGGGCATCTTCCTCGTCGTCGGGCTCATGCTGCGATCCGCCCGGCTGGCGGCCCGCAGCATCCTACCCAACGTCCTCCCCCTCGCCGGTGCGAGCGCGATGCTCCTGATCGTCGGCCACCCCTTCCGCTACAACGTCGTCCTCGGGCTCACCGTCGGGCTTGGGCTCGCGATCGACGACTCGATCCAGATGCTCTACCGCTACCAGCACGAACGCCGACAAGGCCTCGGCCACGCCGACGCCGTGCACCGCTCGGCCCGGCGCGTCGGCAAGGCGCTCATCACCACGACCCTGGTCCTCTCGGCCGGGCTCGGTGTCTTGCTGTTCAGCCAGCTCCCGATGGCGCGACTCTTTGCGCAGATGCTGATCGCGGTCCTGGCCTTTGCGCTCGTCGCAGACCTCGTCTTGCTCCCCGCGCTCTTGATGTGGGGGCATCAAGACGAGGCGCAGACCTAG
- a CDS encoding discoidin domain-containing protein — translation MKAKLMDWRLTAVVCLVLLTGWGCSTTSAGVAGGARSGGPNAAAEVPTVGSRHWLGPGYWGNRLHDWRFEDGRIECVTPQGWLNVRTVHDLTRQVEDTDGTVRVSARVSLTTDRAGVAADGGGGFLVGVGRGEMDYRSAALVHEWQAWGGGLFVGINGAGDCFIVDNEAAWSLGEAGAATAGAAEPAGALSREDWQVAADSEEADGAAEQAIDGDPNTLWHTAYRETRDPHPHAIVIDMREQVTFDGIAYLPRQDSNSGRVGQYRVKVSADAQNWSDAVASGTFPDSDLMRRVSFDEVTARYVMLEALNAQRIQPVTSVAELWVTHGQGDAGEADAGVEGDGAARTTADYTGVVDLVVEAVPAGNGRATLTVTATDPASGEVVSAAAKVVDAARLLGNVALVSHPGTRGPGVEPALYAFEGWTIAGDGVVYHPDQTFGPIACAQHTLSRGVLKMTAQFLPMDEDAAHSAQLQVRRGGRWATLATAQLDTLSWTANFRVPDWDDSADHDYRVRYALPGSDDGERIYTWAGTIRRDPVDDEDLTVAAFTGNISMPWGNRSNWKNITFFPHHDLVERVVQHEPDVLFFSGDQLYEGGSPSFADRAHVEIDYLYKWLLWCWAYRDITADTPTVTIPDDHDVYQGNIWGEGGRAAPGRDNTGGYIHSAQFVNVVHRTQTSHLPDPHDPTPIDRGITAYYTDMVYGRVSFAVIADRMFKSGCAGHGLPESGTGRPDHYNNTEFDTADLDLPGLVLLGDRQLSFLNHWAGDWEGADMKVCLSQTIFANMATHHGGGMSYVIADLDSNGWPQTGRNNALRELRRAFALHIAGDQHLATLVHHGIDAHEDAVWSLCVPSVANAYPRAWAPEVREPYEWPSNEEFMGHRMDGFKNLVTVYAASNPGRDMGTDWPLLHNNMPGYGIVVIRKDERAYDVQCWPRSADPSDPSQQYEGWPRVIEQQDNYAKAPAGYLPTVRVTGLVDPVIHVIHEQTGELVYALRIKGDSFRPAVFEDGGYTVIVSEPDTGARRTLRGQRLADDADASVEVSF, via the coding sequence TTGAAAGCGAAGCTGATGGATTGGCGTCTGACGGCGGTGGTGTGTCTTGTTCTGCTCACGGGCTGGGGGTGCAGCACGACCTCGGCCGGGGTCGCGGGTGGGGCGCGGAGTGGTGGGCCCAACGCGGCGGCGGAGGTGCCGACGGTGGGTTCACGGCACTGGCTTGGGCCGGGCTACTGGGGCAACCGGCTGCACGACTGGCGGTTTGAGGACGGCCGGATCGAGTGTGTGACGCCGCAGGGCTGGCTGAACGTGAGGACGGTGCACGACCTGACGCGGCAGGTAGAAGATACCGACGGAACGGTGCGCGTCTCGGCGCGTGTGTCGCTGACCACGGATCGCGCGGGCGTCGCGGCCGACGGCGGAGGCGGGTTCCTGGTCGGCGTCGGACGGGGCGAGATGGACTATCGGTCTGCGGCGCTGGTGCATGAGTGGCAGGCGTGGGGCGGCGGGCTGTTCGTCGGCATCAACGGCGCGGGCGATTGCTTTATCGTCGATAACGAGGCGGCGTGGTCGCTGGGCGAAGCGGGCGCGGCGACGGCAGGCGCGGCCGAGCCGGCCGGAGCGCTTTCGCGTGAGGACTGGCAGGTTGCGGCGGACAGCGAGGAAGCAGACGGCGCGGCGGAGCAGGCGATCGATGGCGATCCGAACACGCTATGGCACACGGCCTACCGCGAGACGCGCGACCCGCACCCCCACGCGATTGTGATCGACATGCGCGAGCAGGTGACTTTTGATGGCATCGCGTACCTGCCGCGGCAGGACAGCAACTCGGGCCGTGTGGGCCAGTACCGCGTCAAGGTCAGCGCCGATGCGCAGAACTGGAGCGACGCGGTCGCGTCTGGCACGTTCCCGGACAGCGACCTGATGCGGCGCGTGTCGTTCGACGAAGTCACGGCCCGTTACGTCATGCTCGAAGCGCTCAATGCGCAGCGGATCCAGCCGGTGACGAGCGTCGCAGAGCTTTGGGTGACCCACGGCCAGGGCGATGCGGGTGAAGCCGACGCTGGGGTTGAAGGCGACGGCGCGGCGCGGACAACTGCGGACTACACGGGCGTTGTTGACCTGGTGGTCGAGGCGGTGCCTGCGGGGAATGGCCGGGCGACGCTGACGGTGACGGCAACCGACCCCGCGTCGGGCGAGGTCGTGAGCGCGGCGGCGAAGGTCGTTGATGCGGCTCGGCTGCTGGGCAATGTGGCGCTGGTCTCGCACCCGGGGACGCGGGGGCCCGGCGTTGAGCCGGCGCTCTATGCGTTTGAGGGCTGGACGATCGCGGGCGACGGCGTCGTGTACCACCCCGACCAGACGTTCGGCCCGATCGCCTGTGCACAGCATACGCTGTCGCGCGGCGTGCTGAAGATGACGGCCCAGTTCCTGCCGATGGACGAGGACGCTGCGCACAGCGCGCAGTTGCAGGTCCGACGCGGCGGGCGGTGGGCGACCCTCGCAACGGCCCAGCTGGACACATTGAGCTGGACAGCGAACTTCCGCGTGCCCGATTGGGACGACTCGGCCGACCACGACTACCGCGTGCGTTACGCGCTGCCCGGCTCGGATGACGGCGAACGCATCTACACCTGGGCGGGCACGATCCGCCGCGACCCGGTTGATGACGAAGACCTCACCGTCGCGGCGTTCACGGGCAACATCAGTATGCCCTGGGGCAACCGCAGCAACTGGAAAAACATCACGTTCTTCCCGCACCACGACCTGGTCGAGCGCGTAGTTCAGCACGAGCCGGATGTGCTTTTTTTCTCGGGCGATCAGCTCTACGAGGGCGGCAGCCCGAGCTTCGCGGACCGCGCGCACGTCGAGATCGACTACCTCTACAAGTGGCTGCTGTGGTGCTGGGCGTACCGGGACATCACGGCCGACACCCCGACAGTCACGATCCCGGATGACCATGATGTGTATCAGGGCAACATCTGGGGCGAGGGTGGGCGCGCCGCGCCGGGGCGCGACAACACCGGCGGGTACATCCACTCGGCGCAGTTCGTGAATGTCGTGCACCGGACACAGACCAGCCACCTGCCCGACCCGCACGACCCGACGCCCATCGACCGGGGCATCACGGCGTACTACACCGACATGGTGTACGGCCGGGTGAGCTTCGCGGTGATCGCCGACCGGATGTTCAAGAGCGGCTGCGCGGGGCACGGGCTGCCCGAGTCGGGCACGGGCCGGCCCGACCACTACAACAACACCGAGTTTGATACGGCCGACCTCGACCTGCCGGGGCTGGTGTTGCTGGGCGATCGCCAGCTCTCGTTCCTCAACCATTGGGCGGGCGACTGGGAAGGCGCGGATATGAAGGTCTGCCTGAGCCAGACGATCTTCGCGAACATGGCGACGCACCACGGTGGGGGGATGAGCTACGTCATCGCGGACCTGGACAGTAACGGTTGGCCACAGACAGGGCGCAACAACGCGTTGCGTGAACTGCGTCGCGCGTTTGCGCTGCACATCGCGGGCGACCAGCACTTGGCGACGCTGGTGCATCACGGGATCGATGCGCACGAGGACGCGGTGTGGTCGCTGTGTGTGCCGAGTGTGGCGAATGCGTACCCGCGCGCCTGGGCGCCGGAGGTGCGTGAGCCGTACGAATGGCCGAGCAACGAAGAATTCATGGGCCACCGGATGGATGGGTTCAAGAACCTCGTGACGGTGTATGCCGCGAGCAACCCGGGGCGCGACATGGGCACGGACTGGCCGCTGCTGCACAACAACATGCCGGGCTACGGCATCGTGGTGATCCGCAAAGACGAACGCGCGTACGACGTGCAGTGCTGGCCACGCTCGGCGGACCCGAGCGACCCGTCGCAGCAGTACGAGGGTTGGCCGCGCGTGATCGAGCAACAGGACAACTACGCCAAGGCACCGGCGGGGTATCTGCCGACCGTTCGTGTGACCGGGCTCGTTGACCCGGTGATCCACGTGATTCACGAGCAGACCGGCGAGTTGGTCTATGCCCTGCGGATCAAGGGCGATTCATTCCGCCCGGCCGTGTTCGAGGACGGGGGGTACACCGTCATCGTCAGCGAGCCGGACACGGGCGCACGGCGGACGCTGCGCGGCCAGCGGCTCGCGGATGATGCGGACGCGTCTGTGGAGGTGTCGTTCTAG